The Vicia villosa cultivar HV-30 ecotype Madison, WI linkage group LG1, Vvil1.0, whole genome shotgun sequence genome includes a region encoding these proteins:
- the LOC131619298 gene encoding probable aquaporin NIP7-1 — MAEVIGTFILMFCVCGIIASTQHQDNAVGLLEYAATAGLTVVVIIFSIGQISCAHVNPAITIAFATIGQFPWFKVPIYIIAQTIGSLMATYIGSLVYGIKSDVMMTQPLQGCNSAFWVELIASFIIMFLVTALTSEPQSVGHLSGFVAGIAIGLAVLITGPVSGGSMNPARSLGPAIMSWKFKDIWIYILAPNLGAVAGALMFRFLRLQDQHCNSANMREVGHPIPFCAS, encoded by the exons ATGGCAGAGGTGATAGGTACTTTCATATTGATGTTTTGTGTATGTGGAATTATTGCAAGCACACAACACCAAGACAATGCAGTGGGTCTTCTAGAGTATGCAGCTACAGCAGGATTAACAGTGGTTGTGATAATTTTTTCTATTGGCCAAATTTCTTGTGCACATGTTAACCCAGCTATCACAATTGCCTTTGCAACAATTGGTCAATTTCCATGGTTCAAG gTTCCGATTTACATAATAGCACAAACAATAGGTTCTTTGATGGCAACATATATTGGTAGCCTTGTCTATGGAATAAAATCAGATGTTATGATGACTCAACCACTCCAAGGTTGCAACTCTGCCTTCTGGGTGGAGCTTAttgcatcattcatcatcatgttTTTGGTTACAGCTTTGACATCTGAACCTCAATCT GTGGGACATTTATCTGGTTTTGTTGCTGGAATTGCAATTGGGCTTGCTGTACTAATCACAGG aCCGGTTTCGGGTGGATCAATGAATCCAGCAAGATCACTAGGTCCAGCAATTATGTCATGGAAATTTAAGGACATTTGGATATACATTCTAGCCCCAAATTTAGGAGCTGTTGCAGGAGCACTAATGTTTCGTTTCCTACGTCTACAAGACCAACATTGCAATTCCGCAAACATGAGGGAAGTTGGTCATCCCATACCCTTTTGTGCAAGTTAG
- the LOC131657885 gene encoding calmodulin calcium-dependent NAD kinase-like, which translates to MQKEYNGSKPSVTQIVVASSIGLIIAAAMHYRLKKFRDRKIIPRLRYSKAGQTPKLERFSHYVARQMGFKDKRNCPNLCKLASEYIRKSDGCEDDIYAFFENEQNADSLFVKLVEEFERCILSYFAFHWSLGDLLISQVLSSDTEPKKKFKHIVMAATRDQRVERVTKNLKVARVFNTLVEEMRAMGLVSNDDNRCTEVMAPVAHSDRSPVLLFMGGGMGAGKSTVLKDILKEPFWVGAASNAVIIEADAFKESDVIYKALSSRGHHDMIRMAELVHQSSTDAASSLLVTALNEGRDVIMDGTFSWVPFVVQTITMARNVHRRRYRMGAGYKVNDDGTTTENYWERIENEEPEQIGGKKRKPYRLELVGVVCDAYLAVIRGIRRAIMCRRAVRVKSQLKSHKRFADAFMTYCQLVDNARLYSTNALEGPPKLIGWKDRDKTLLVDPDEIDCLKRVARLNEDADSIYELYKHPNPTCEAGSIWKDIVLSPSRLNIQQELKYSIQKVERFSLQNAPLMLEQ; encoded by the exons ATGCAGAAAG AGTATAATGGCAGCAAGCCTAGTGTCACACAGATCGTGGTGGCCTCTTCCATTGGGTTGATAATTGCTGCAGCAATGCATTATCGCCTAAAAAAGTTTCGAGATCGAAAGATCATTCCGCGTTTGAGATATTCAAAGGCAGGCCAAACTCCAAAGCTTGAGAGATTCTCTCATTACGTAG CTAGACAAATGGGGTTCAAGGATAAAAGGAACTGTCCTAATTTATGTAAACTGGCTTCTGAATACATAAGAAAATCGGATGGATGTGAAGATGATATCTATGCTTTCTTCGAAAATGAACAAAATGCTGATTCACTTTTTGTTAAGCTTGTCGAGGAGTTTGAGAGATGTATTCTTAGTTACTTTGCATTCCATTGGAGCCTTGGTGATTTATTGATAAGTCAG GTCTTGAGCTCTGACACTGAGCCAAAAAAGAAGTTCAAACACATAGTTATGGCAGCAACTAG GGATCAAAGGGTTGAAAGGGTAACAAAGAATTTGAAAGTGGCTAGAGTTTTCAACACATTAGTAGAAGAGATGAGAGCAATGGGACTTGTATCGAATGATGACAACCGATGCACCGAGGTGATGGCTCCGGTGGCTCACAGTGATAGGAGTCCTGTCCTCCTTTTCATGGGTGGTGGTATGGGAGCTGGGAAGAGCACTGTTCTTAAAGACATTCTCAAAGA GCCTTTTTGGGTAGGAGCAGCTAGCAATGCTGTTATCATTGAGGCAGATGCATTCAAAGAATCAGATGTTATCTATAAGGCCCTTAGTTCAAGAGGTCATCATGACATGATTCGAATGGCTGAATTG GTACACCAATCATCAACGGATGCAGCCTCATCGCTCCTGGTAACGGCACTGAATGAAGGAAGAGATGTGATTATGGATGGAACATTCTCTTGGGTACCATTTGTTGTGCAAACAATAACAATGGCTAGGAATGTCCACCGTCGTCGTTACCGAATGGGAGCTGGTTACAAAGTGAATGATGATGGAACTACAACAGAGAACTATTGGGAAAGAATTGAAAATGAAGAACCTGAACAAATTGGTGGCAAAAAAAGGAAACCATATAGGTTAGAGCTTGTTGGAGTAGTATGTGATGCTTACCTTGCTGTTATTAGAGGCATAAG GAGAGCTATCATGTGTAGAAGGGCAGTAAGAGTGAAGTCACAATTGAAATCACACAAGAGATTTGCAGATGCATTTATGACTTATTGTCAACTAGTAGATAATGCAAGGCTATACAGCACAAATGCTTTAGAAGGCCCACCCAAA TTGATAGGATGGAAAGACAGAGACAAGACATTGCTAGTTGATCCAGATGAAATTGATTGTTTGAAGAGAGTGGCTAGGTTGAATGAAGATGCTGATTCTATATATGAACTTTACAAGCACCCTAACCCAACATGTGAAGCAGGATCCATATGGAAAGACATTGTGTTATCTCCTTCAAGGTTGAACATCCAACAGGAGCTTAAGTATTCAATTCAAAAGGTTGAGAGATTTTCACTCCAGAATGCTCCCTTAATGTTGGAGCAGTGa